A section of the uncultured Fusobacterium sp. genome encodes:
- a CDS encoding iron ABC transporter permease, producing the protein MSMKNRKVFLIVISTIFLIFISLFSVRFGSVNFPFEDIIKALFVKDYENEILKSILWDIRIPRILIALMVGCNLSLAGVLLQAVMKNPLADPGLTGVSAGASVSALIVMILFPNAMLFMNLTAFIGGGIACALVFLLAWKKGLKPLRVILAGVAINSILGSITGLMFILFSDEIQGVLSWLNGSLNGKNWTHVYGIVPYTIIGIIGAMTLVREANILQLGDNFAINLGLNIPKKRLKLSLFACFLTGISVANVGLIGFVGLIVPHMARMIIGSDHIYLMPFSAILGAIVLVLADTISRTLFSPIEIPAGIVMAVIGVPFFLYLLRKTGD; encoded by the coding sequence ATGTCTATGAAGAATAGAAAAGTTTTTTTAATTGTAATTTCAACGATTTTTTTAATATTTATTTCACTTTTTTCTGTAAGATTTGGAAGTGTTAATTTTCCTTTTGAAGATATAATAAAGGCTCTTTTTGTTAAAGATTATGAAAATGAAATTTTGAAATCTATACTATGGGATATTCGTATTCCTAGAATATTGATAGCTCTTATGGTGGGTTGTAATCTTTCATTAGCTGGAGTTTTATTACAAGCTGTTATGAAAAATCCATTAGCTGATCCAGGATTAACAGGTGTTTCTGCTGGAGCTAGTGTATCTGCTTTAATTGTAATGATACTTTTTCCAAATGCTATGTTATTTATGAATTTAACAGCATTTATTGGTGGAGGAATAGCCTGTGCTTTAGTTTTTTTACTTGCATGGAAAAAGGGATTGAAACCTCTTAGGGTAATTTTAGCAGGAGTAGCTATTAATTCTATACTTGGAAGTATAACTGGACTGATGTTTATACTATTTAGTGATGAGATTCAAGGTGTACTTTCTTGGCTTAATGGAAGTTTAAATGGAAAAAACTGGACACATGTATATGGAATTGTTCCATACACAATAATTGGAATAATAGGAGCTATGACACTAGTAAGAGAAGCTAATATTTTACAACTTGGAGATAATTTTGCTATCAATCTTGGTTTAAATATTCCAAAAAAAAGATTGAAATTATCTTTATTTGCATGTTTTCTTACTGGAATATCTGTAGCAAACGTAGGACTTATTGGATTTGTAGGATTGATAGTTCCACATATGGCAAGGATGATAATAGGATCAGATCATATTTATCTAATGCCTTTTTCAGCTATATTAGGAGCAATAGTTTTAGTTTTAGCTGATACTATTTCAAGAACTCTTTTTTCTCCAATAGAAATACCTGCAGGAATAGTAATGGCAGTTATAGGAGTTCCATTTTTCTTATATCTATTGAGAAAGACAGGAGATTGA
- a CDS encoding ABC transporter ATP-binding protein: MNIINGNNIEIAYEKNIIIKGIDIEIKKGEILTILGTNGCGKSTLLKAISKVIPYREGDIFLEGEIIYNIKSKEFAKKLAFVSQNNEIPEDITVKDFIKYGRTPHKKWYEILNQEDEKIVEWAMEICKIKKFENRKVMSLSGGERQKVWIAMVLAQKTSVLLLDEPTTYLDICHQFEIMELVKELNKKLGITIIMVLHDLNQASQYSDRVLVLKDGKKYAEGITKDVLTTELVREVYRVESEVELQNNLPYFKLKGIVKD; this comes from the coding sequence ATGAACATAATTAATGGAAATAATATAGAAATAGCTTATGAAAAAAATATTATTATAAAAGGGATTGATATTGAAATAAAAAAAGGGGAGATTTTAACAATATTAGGAACAAATGGTTGTGGAAAATCAACTTTATTAAAAGCAATATCTAAAGTAATTCCTTATAGAGAGGGAGATATCTTTTTAGAAGGAGAAATAATCTATAATATAAAAAGTAAGGAGTTTGCAAAAAAACTTGCTTTTGTTTCTCAAAATAATGAAATTCCTGAAGATATAACAGTAAAGGATTTTATAAAATATGGGAGAACACCCCATAAAAAGTGGTATGAAATTTTAAATCAAGAAGATGAGAAAATTGTAGAGTGGGCAATGGAAATATGTAAAATAAAAAAATTTGAAAATAGAAAAGTAATGAGTTTATCTGGTGGAGAGAGACAAAAAGTTTGGATTGCCATGGTTTTAGCACAGAAAACATCTGTTCTTTTACTTGATGAGCCTACCACATATTTAGATATTTGTCATCAATTTGAAATAATGGAACTTGTAAAAGAGTTAAATAAAAAGCTAGGAATAACTATTATAATGGTACTGCACGATTTAAATCAAGCTTCTCAATATAGTGATAGGGTCTTAGTATTAAAAGATGGGAAAAAATATGCTGAAGGAATAACAAAAGATGTGTTAACAACAGAATTAGTAAGGGAAGTATATAGAGTAGAAAGTGAGGTAGAACTTCAAAATAATTTACCATATTTTAAACTTAAAGGAATAGTAAAGGATTAA
- a CDS encoding toxin-antitoxin system YwqK family antitoxin: protein MKYLIIFFSLIIISCSNLNINREHSISYYNNGKIKSNISVVNGIKNGPVFNYFEDGSLAVKGYFSNDQRDKKWYFYDENTKKLVAIENYKNGNLEGEQFYYYPNGKLKLQGNYKDNIRVGFWQMYDEEGNLSVQNIFLDGEKVISVAIFQKNGNILCSGLTKEGLREGTWQYFDENSKPLYDVEYKNGILDGEWKAYDKDGNIIISGYYNNGKLLGLE from the coding sequence ATGAAATACTTAATTATATTTTTTTCTCTAATAATAATAAGTTGTAGCAATCTCAATATAAATAGAGAACATAGTATTAGTTATTACAACAATGGTAAAATAAAAAGTAATATCAGTGTAGTTAATGGAATAAAAAATGGTCCTGTTTTTAATTACTTTGAAGATGGTTCCTTAGCTGTTAAAGGTTATTTTTCTAATGATCAACGGGATAAAAAATGGTATTTCTATGATGAAAACACAAAAAAATTAGTAGCTATTGAAAATTATAAAAATGGAAATCTTGAAGGAGAACAGTTCTATTATTATCCAAATGGAAAATTAAAACTACAAGGAAATTATAAAGATAATATACGTGTTGGTTTTTGGCAGATGTATGATGAAGAAGGAAATTTAAGTGTACAAAATATTTTTTTAGATGGTGAAAAAGTAATTAGTGTTGCTATTTTTCAAAAAAATGGAAATATTTTATGTTCAGGTTTAACTAAAGAGGGACTTAGAGAGGGAACATGGCAATATTTTGATGAAAATAGTAAGCCACTTTATGATGTAGAATATAAAAATGGTATTTTAGATGGAGAGTGGAAAGCTTACGACAAAGATGGAAATATTATAATTAGTGGATATTATAATAATGGAAAATTATTAGGGCTAGAGTAA
- the fabG gene encoding 3-oxoacyl-[acyl-carrier-protein] reductase, giving the protein MDRLKGKVALVTGSARGIGRAIVEKFAGEGAAMVISCDMGPAEYTQENVRHEILNVTDREAIKAFVKKIVAEYGKIDILVNNAGITKDNFLIRMSEDQWDAVIDVNLKGVFNMTQAVAPVMTKNKAGSIITLSSVVGVYGNACQTNYAATKGGVISMSKSWAKELTRKGAQVRANCIAPGFISSAMTDALPEEVVAKMLERTPLGRLGTVDDIANAALFLASDESSYITGQVIEVTGGMTL; this is encoded by the coding sequence GTGGATAGACTAAAAGGAAAAGTAGCACTAGTTACAGGAAGTGCTAGAGGAATAGGAAGAGCAATAGTTGAAAAATTTGCTGGAGAAGGAGCAGCTATGGTAATATCTTGTGATATGGGACCAGCTGAATATACTCAAGAAAATGTTAGACATGAAATTTTAAACGTTACAGATAGAGAAGCTATAAAAGCATTTGTTAAAAAAATAGTAGCAGAATATGGAAAAATAGATATTCTTGTAAATAATGCTGGAATAACAAAAGATAATTTCTTAATAAGAATGTCAGAAGATCAATGGGATGCTGTTATTGATGTAAACTTAAAAGGTGTTTTCAATATGACACAAGCAGTTGCACCTGTTATGACAAAAAATAAAGCTGGTTCAATAATTACTTTATCATCAGTAGTTGGAGTATATGGAAATGCTTGTCAAACTAACTATGCTGCAACAAAAGGTGGAGTAATTTCTATGAGCAAATCATGGGCAAAAGAATTAACTAGAAAAGGAGCTCAAGTAAGAGCTAACTGTATAGCACCAGGATTTATTTCAAGTGCAATGACAGATGCTTTACCAGAAGAAGTAGTAGCAAAAATGTTAGAAAGAACACCTTTAGGAAGATTAGGAACTGTAGATGATATAGCTAATGCAGCTTTATTCTTAGCAAGTGATGAGTCTTCATATATTACTGGACAAGTAATTGAAGTAACTGGAGGAATGACTTTATAA
- the thiD gene encoding bifunctional hydroxymethylpyrimidine kinase/phosphomethylpyrimidine kinase has product MKKVLTIAGSDSCGGAGIQADLKAMSAVGVYGMSVITAVTAQNTMGVFAIQDISKEVVEKQIEVIFEDIDVASVKVGMLSSCEIIDSVEKMLLKYKAKNIVLDPVIFSKSNFKLLQDEAVERLKLFLRIGDLTTPNIPEAEILADMKIINKEDMILAAKKIKEYGVKNVLVKGGSRVADCLDIFLGEDGRIVELQGEMTVTKNTHGTGCTLSSAIASYMGKGYSVEESVKLGKEYITQAIKNSFAIGHGVGPVGHFVELYKKAGVDYE; this is encoded by the coding sequence ATGAAAAAAGTTTTAACTATAGCAGGCTCTGATTCTTGTGGTGGAGCAGGAATCCAAGCTGACTTAAAAGCTATGAGTGCTGTGGGAGTTTACGGAATGAGTGTAATCACAGCAGTTACAGCTCAAAATACTATGGGAGTTTTTGCTATACAAGATATTTCAAAAGAAGTAGTCGAAAAACAGATAGAAGTAATATTTGAGGATATTGATGTAGCAAGTGTAAAAGTTGGAATGCTTTCAAGCTGTGAAATAATAGATAGTGTTGAAAAAATGCTTTTAAAATATAAAGCTAAAAATATAGTTTTAGATCCTGTAATTTTTTCTAAAAGTAATTTTAAACTTTTACAAGATGAAGCTGTAGAAAGATTGAAATTATTTTTAAGAATAGGAGATTTAACTACTCCTAATATACCAGAAGCAGAGATTTTAGCTGATATGAAAATAATTAATAAAGAGGATATGATATTAGCAGCTAAGAAAATAAAAGAGTATGGTGTAAAAAATGTTTTAGTAAAAGGTGGAAGTAGAGTAGCAGATTGTTTAGATATATTTTTAGGAGAAGATGGAAGAATTGTAGAGCTTCAAGGAGAGATGACTGTTACTAAAAATACACATGGAACAGGGTGTACTCTATCTTCTGCTATAGCTTCATATATGGGAAAAGGGTATAGTGTAGAAGAGAGTGTAAAATTAGGAAAAGAGTATATTACTCAAGCTATAAAAAATTCTTTTGCAATAGGACATGGTGTTGGACCAGTAGGACATTTTGTTGAATTATATAAAAAGGCTGGTGTAGATTATGAATAA
- the thiM gene encoding hydroxyethylthiazole kinase, whose amino-acid sequence MNKIDYSVYLVTDRDILKGRDLCEAVEESILGGATIVQLREKNISYENFVQLAQKLHKITKKYGVPLIINDNVDVAIEIGAEGVHVGQSDEKLSEVRKKVGNMIVGVSVGNIEEAKKAQEEGADYLGIGSIFYTGSKKDINTPIGIDGLKEIVNSITIPNVAIGGIHLNNIEEVMGTGVNGVAVISEILGKENIKQATENLKKYVKGENKMENFAKIISEIREKKPIVYQITNTVTINDCANITLAIGASPIMSFCEDELEDIISFASALVINIGTMDKSMRKIVVKAGKIANKLGKPVILDPVGAGATKARKELVEKLLSKVKFSVIKGNVAEIKAIYGMENENNRGVDSVESSENIEEIAIELAKKYNCVIAATGKVDIVTDGEKIAKIENGDAILGSVTGTGCMTGALIGSACGASKDYFSGTVTMISTMGIAGEKAKAIGGGNGTFRRVIMDTVYNMNEKDFLENAKIK is encoded by the coding sequence ATGAATAAAATAGATTATTCAGTATATTTAGTAACAGACAGAGATATTTTAAAAGGAAGAGATCTATGTGAAGCTGTGGAAGAGAGTATTTTAGGGGGAGCTACAATTGTGCAACTTAGAGAGAAAAATATCTCTTATGAAAATTTTGTACAATTGGCTCAAAAATTACATAAAATAACAAAAAAATATGGAGTACCTTTAATAATTAATGATAATGTTGATGTTGCTATTGAAATTGGAGCTGAAGGTGTACATGTAGGACAAAGTGATGAAAAATTATCTGAAGTAAGAAAAAAAGTTGGAAACATGATAGTTGGAGTCTCTGTTGGAAATATAGAAGAAGCTAAGAAAGCTCAAGAAGAGGGAGCAGATTATCTAGGAATAGGAAGTATTTTTTATACAGGAAGTAAGAAAGATATAAATACTCCAATAGGAATAGATGGTTTAAAAGAGATTGTAAATAGTATAACTATTCCAAATGTAGCAATTGGAGGAATACACTTAAATAACATTGAAGAAGTTATGGGAACAGGTGTTAATGGAGTAGCTGTTATATCTGAAATATTAGGTAAAGAAAATATAAAACAAGCTACAGAAAATTTAAAAAAATATGTAAAGGGAGAGAATAAAATGGAAAATTTTGCAAAAATAATATCTGAAATAAGAGAGAAAAAACCAATAGTTTATCAAATAACAAATACTGTAACTATAAATGATTGTGCTAATATTACTTTAGCAATTGGAGCATCTCCAATTATGTCATTTTGTGAAGATGAATTAGAGGACATAATCTCTTTTGCTTCAGCTTTAGTTATAAATATTGGAACTATGGATAAAAGTATGAGAAAAATAGTTGTTAAAGCTGGAAAGATAGCTAATAAATTAGGAAAACCTGTGATCTTAGATCCAGTTGGAGCTGGAGCAACTAAAGCTAGAAAAGAATTAGTTGAAAAATTATTAAGTAAAGTAAAATTTAGTGTAATTAAAGGAAATGTGGCAGAAATTAAAGCTATATATGGAATGGAAAATGAAAATAATAGAGGAGTGGATTCGGTAGAAAGCTCTGAGAATATAGAAGAAATAGCAATAGAATTAGCTAAAAAATATAATTGTGTAATAGCTGCTACTGGAAAAGTTGATATAGTAACTGATGGAGAAAAGATAGCTAAAATAGAAAATGGAGATGCTATTTTAGGAAGTGTAACAGGAACAGGATGTATGACAGGAGCTTTAATTGGTTCAGCATGTGGAGCTTCTAAAGATTATTTTTCAGGAACAGTAACAATGATTTCTACTATGGGAATTGCTGGAGAAAAGGCAAAAGCTATAGGTGGAGGAAATGGAACTTTTAGAAGAGTAATAATGGATACAGTTTACAATATGAATGAAAAAGATTTTTTAGAGAATGCTAAAATAAAATAA
- a CDS encoding cation:proton antiporter: MLFSLALIFLCGMILGGIFTKLKLPSLLGMLITGIILGPYVLNLLDSSILNISADLRQIALIIILTRAGLNLDIQDLKKVGRPAFFMCFVPALFEIGGMLILTPKLLGLSLLDSAILGTVIAAVSPAVIVPKMLKLMNEGYGKQKSIPQLIMAGASVDDVFVIVLFAAFTGLASGGKISPMDFVKIPTSIIFGFIAGAILGKILALFFKKVHLRDSIKVIIILSISFLLVTLEKKFTGVIGFSGLLAIMTMGGALQKFRKEVAVRLSSKFSKLWVASELVLFVLVGATVNIQYALNSGVAAIILIFGVLIFRMGGVFVSLLGTELNKKERLFTMIGYCPKATVQAAIGSIPLAMGLGCGNIVLTVAVLAILITAPLGAFAIDLSYKKLLSK, encoded by the coding sequence ATGTTATTTAGTTTAGCACTTATTTTTTTATGTGGAATGATTTTAGGAGGTATATTTACAAAGCTAAAACTTCCTTCTTTACTTGGTATGTTAATTACAGGAATTATTTTAGGTCCTTATGTACTAAACTTATTAGATTCAAGTATTTTAAACATTTCTGCAGATTTAAGACAAATCGCTTTAATTATCATCCTTACTAGAGCTGGTTTAAATCTAGATATACAAGATTTAAAGAAAGTTGGACGTCCTGCTTTTTTTATGTGTTTTGTCCCTGCTCTTTTTGAAATTGGAGGAATGTTAATTTTAACTCCAAAACTTCTAGGATTATCTCTTTTAGATTCAGCAATTTTAGGAACAGTAATAGCTGCAGTTTCTCCAGCAGTAATTGTTCCAAAAATGTTAAAACTTATGAATGAGGGATATGGAAAGCAAAAAAGTATTCCTCAGTTAATAATGGCTGGAGCTTCTGTAGATGATGTTTTTGTTATTGTTTTATTTGCAGCCTTTACAGGTCTTGCTTCTGGAGGAAAAATTTCTCCTATGGACTTTGTAAAAATTCCTACATCTATAATCTTTGGATTTATAGCTGGGGCAATTTTAGGAAAAATTTTAGCTCTATTCTTTAAAAAAGTACATCTTCGTGATAGTATAAAAGTTATTATTATTTTAAGTATCTCTTTCCTTTTAGTAACTCTTGAGAAAAAATTTACTGGAGTTATAGGTTTTTCAGGATTACTTGCTATCATGACAATGGGAGGAGCTCTTCAAAAATTTAGAAAAGAAGTGGCAGTTAGACTTTCAAGTAAATTCTCTAAACTTTGGGTAGCTAGTGAATTAGTTCTATTTGTATTAGTAGGAGCTACTGTAAATATTCAATATGCTCTTAATTCTGGAGTAGCTGCAATTATCTTAATTTTTGGAGTTCTTATTTTCCGTATGGGTGGAGTATTTGTTTCTTTATTAGGAACAGAGTTAAATAAAAAAGAACGTCTTTTTACAATGATAGGTTACTGCCCTAAGGCTACAGTTCAAGCTGCTATCGGTTCAATTCCTTTAGCTATGGGACTTGGTTGTGGAAATATAGTTCTTACTGTCGCTGTTCTTGCTATATTAATAACTGCCCCTCTTGGAGCTTTTGCTATTGATTTAAGTTATAAAAAATTACTCAGCAAATAA
- a CDS encoding FAD-binding protein yields MKKIVLCFLLLCSSFVFGKEMKEYEGKAGGFSGEIQLKVKSDGEKIEDIQLISNKETSHIISRAFPILKERILKAQSPIVDSVSGATYTSTGVKRAVGEAMKKAGKDFGRINFKTSAPEQPVAYLEPVTTDLVIVGGGPAGLAAAISARENGLKNIILIEKLDILSGNGKFDMNFFDLINSEAQKKAGINDSVEKFIKDSSNDVDSPERIRAQAEGSYVLDKWLRGMGIELNYCYGERNHMAEADAYAGAHIQDKMEEKVKSLGIDVRTGTKGLDLIVENGKIAGVKVQNKNNFYDIKAKAVIIATGGFSYNKEMLKKYAPGSEIFQTSNQLGATGDFVPVFEKNNLKMANMDKLSIFAFVISKSRDLTGGGQGFILVNRDGNRFMKESDIYVDPYKTAKNMYDQEGKTAFYIYDQNLYDKTYRLQKHYKQGLHTKANSLDELAEKLGINKANLKESVVKYEKELNRDFADNGPYYGVEVESAIHMTKGGVVANEKTQVINNDNEIVEGLYAAGEVTNTKIGAYSAAVIFGRIAGEEAAKYLQN; encoded by the coding sequence ATGAAAAAAATAGTACTTTGTTTTCTATTATTATGCAGTAGTTTTGTTTTTGGTAAAGAAATGAAAGAGTACGAAGGAAAAGCTGGTGGATTTTCTGGAGAAATTCAATTAAAAGTTAAAAGTGATGGAGAGAAAATTGAAGATATTCAATTAATTTCAAATAAAGAAACATCTCATATAATTTCAAGAGCTTTTCCAATATTAAAAGAAAGAATTTTAAAAGCTCAATCTCCAATAGTTGATAGTGTTTCAGGTGCTACTTATACATCAACTGGTGTAAAAAGAGCAGTTGGAGAAGCTATGAAAAAAGCTGGAAAAGATTTTGGAAGAATTAATTTTAAAACATCTGCTCCAGAGCAACCAGTAGCATATTTAGAACCTGTAACTACAGATTTAGTTATAGTAGGAGGAGGACCTGCTGGACTTGCTGCTGCTATTTCTGCTAGAGAGAATGGATTAAAAAATATAATTTTAATAGAAAAATTAGATATTCTTAGTGGAAATGGAAAATTTGATATGAACTTTTTTGATTTAATCAATTCAGAAGCACAAAAAAAAGCTGGAATAAATGATTCTGTTGAGAAATTTATTAAAGATAGCTCAAATGATGTAGATTCTCCTGAAAGAATTAGAGCTCAAGCTGAAGGTTCTTATGTATTAGATAAGTGGCTTAGAGGAATGGGAATAGAATTGAATTATTGTTATGGAGAGAGAAATCATATGGCAGAAGCTGACGCTTATGCAGGAGCTCATATTCAAGACAAAATGGAAGAAAAAGTAAAATCTTTAGGAATTGATGTACGTACTGGAACAAAAGGTTTAGATTTAATAGTAGAAAATGGGAAAATAGCTGGTGTTAAAGTACAAAATAAAAATAATTTTTATGATATAAAAGCTAAAGCTGTGATAATAGCTACTGGTGGATTTTCTTATAATAAAGAGATGTTAAAAAAATATGCTCCAGGATCAGAAATTTTCCAAACTTCAAACCAATTAGGAGCTACTGGAGATTTTGTACCTGTATTTGAAAAGAATAATTTAAAAATGGCAAATATGGATAAATTAAGTATTTTTGCTTTTGTTATTAGTAAAAGTAGAGATTTAACTGGTGGAGGACAAGGTTTTATTTTAGTAAATAGAGATGGAAATAGATTTATGAAAGAGAGTGACATCTATGTTGATCCATATAAAACAGCTAAAAATATGTATGATCAAGAGGGGAAAACAGCTTTTTATATCTATGATCAAAATCTTTATGATAAAACTTATCGTTTACAAAAACATTATAAACAAGGATTACACACTAAAGCTAATAGTTTAGATGAATTAGCAGAAAAATTAGGAATAAATAAAGCCAATTTAAAAGAAAGTGTTGTAAAATATGAAAAAGAACTAAATAGAGATTTTGCAGATAATGGTCCTTATTATGGAGTAGAGGTAGAATCAGCTATCCATATGACAAAAGGTGGAGTAGTTGCAAATGAAAAAACTCAAGTTATAAATAATGATAATGAAATAGTAGAAGGATTATATGCTGCAGGAGAGGTTACAAATACTAAAATAGGTGCTTATAGTGCTGCTGTAATATTTGGACGTATTGCTGGAGAAGAGGCTGCTAAATATTTACAAAATTAA
- a CDS encoding IS66 family transposase — MKNLTFEELLLKLEKALARIEALEKENKLLREENAMLRARLNMNSSNSSLPPSSDRFIKKKDRSLRKKSNKASGGQVGHKGSTLDKIEKPDFVVDLEIDTCPHCKTNLENTKIEDIKVRQVFDIPEIKILVTEYRSQVKICPHCREKAIAKFPSNVTSPTQYGANIRALITNLNIYHALPYNKIQELLKDIFNLNLSQGTIANTLKKAYVSLEKVENFFKEELKKASILHADETGTKVNGKNYWIHSCSNEKYSVLTSHPNRGKKAIEEAGILPNFNGILSHDCWYAYDCYPQIIHSLCWAHFLRELQSIEENTSLKFPAKIREFILNLKEKVENKEELSNEEEISIWLKYMELIEDGNQEERTHYQTDILEPKKRKSKAFNLLKRLSRYEDVLRFFIERKISLFTNNAAEREVRNIKVKSKIQGTFRSELGSQIYCRIRGYISTMKKNEKNQYAALKSIFDLCEIMLPIVE; from the coding sequence ATGAAAAATTTGACTTTTGAAGAACTTTTACTTAAACTTGAAAAAGCTCTTGCTAGAATTGAAGCGCTAGAAAAAGAAAATAAATTACTTAGAGAGGAAAATGCTATGCTTAGAGCTAGACTTAATATGAATAGTTCTAATAGTAGTCTACCTCCTTCTTCTGATAGATTTATTAAAAAAAAAGATAGATCTCTTAGAAAGAAAAGTAATAAAGCTTCTGGAGGGCAAGTTGGACATAAAGGTTCTACTCTTGATAAAATTGAAAAACCTGATTTTGTTGTTGATTTAGAGATTGATACTTGCCCTCATTGTAAAACAAACTTAGAAAATACAAAAATTGAAGATATAAAAGTTAGACAAGTTTTTGATATCCCCGAAATTAAAATTCTCGTTACTGAATATCGTTCTCAAGTTAAAATTTGTCCTCATTGCAGAGAAAAAGCGATTGCAAAATTTCCAAGCAATGTAACTAGCCCTACTCAATATGGCGCTAATATTAGAGCTTTGATAACAAACCTAAATATTTATCATGCACTTCCATATAATAAAATTCAAGAGTTACTTAAAGATATTTTTAATTTAAATTTAAGCCAAGGAACTATTGCTAATACTTTAAAAAAAGCTTATGTCTCTCTTGAAAAAGTAGAGAACTTTTTTAAAGAGGAGTTGAAAAAAGCTAGTATTCTTCATGCAGATGAAACAGGAACAAAGGTAAATGGAAAAAATTATTGGATTCATTCTTGCTCAAATGAAAAATATTCGGTTCTAACTTCTCATCCTAACAGAGGAAAAAAAGCAATAGAAGAAGCTGGTATTTTGCCAAATTTTAATGGAATTTTATCGCATGATTGTTGGTATGCATATGATTGCTATCCTCAAATTATACATTCATTATGCTGGGCACATTTTTTAAGAGAACTTCAAAGTATAGAAGAGAATACAAGCTTAAAATTTCCAGCTAAAATAAGGGAGTTTATTCTAAATTTAAAAGAAAAAGTTGAAAATAAAGAAGAACTTTCTAATGAAGAAGAGATAAGTATTTGGCTGAAATATATGGAATTAATTGAGGACGGAAACCAAGAAGAAAGAACTCATTATCAAACTGATATATTAGAACCTAAGAAAAGAAAAAGTAAGGCTTTTAATTTATTAAAAAGATTAAGTAGATATGAGGATGTTTTAAGATTCTTTATAGAAAGAAAAATTAGCCTTTTTACAAATAATGCAGCAGAGCGAGAAGTGAGGAACATAAAAGTAAAAAGTAAAATCCAAGGTACATTTAGGAGTGAATTAGGGAGTCAAATTTATTGTAGAATAAGGGGATATATTTCAACAATGAAAAAAAATGAAAAGAATCAATATGCTGCGCTAAAAAGTATATTTGATTTATGTGAGATTATGTTACCAATAGTCGAATAG